One window from the genome of Diospyros lotus cultivar Yz01 chromosome 11, ASM1463336v1, whole genome shotgun sequence encodes:
- the LOC127812607 gene encoding alcohol acyltransferase 16-like, with translation MSSSSSLTFTVRRQEPRLVAPAKQTPCELNPLSDIDDQQGLRFQVPVTMFYRKNPSKDGEDPAKIIEAALAEALVFYYPFAGRLIEASNRKLMVACTGEGALFVEADADIELEQVSDPLQLGFPYLAKLLQDVPGSDGIIGCPLLLIQVTRFQCGGFAFAVGMNHTMSDGSGLIQFLNAIAEFAQGKAGFPSVTPVWQREVLCSRNPPRVTCLHNEYGPELDLEDQSNGDGNETMINRCFFFGTKEIGALRSHLPPQKRTRCTRFEIITACIWKCRTIALGIGPNESVRISSIINGRGKAGLDIPDGYYGNVFVYPASVSKAETVSKYPLEYVVELVKKTRSQAIDGEYFMSVADLMVTRGRPLYTRKGNFIISNTAQLGFDKVDFGWGKPVYGGPAEAVSLISFFSSFRDNERGDGILTAICLPGSAMQRFEDELKKMTKDALRDVNDHIPARFASML, from the exons ATGTCGTCTTCATCGTCTCTTACTTTCACCGTGAGAAGGCAAGAGCCACGACTGGTTGCGCCGGCTAAGCAGACGCCTTGTGAACTCAACCCACTCTCCGACATTGACGACCAGCAGGGCCTCCGGTTTCAAGTTCCTGTGACAATGTTTTATAGAAAAAATCCTTCCAAGGATGGAGAGGATCCCGCCAAGATCATCGAAGCAGCACTCGCCGAGGCCCTGGTTTTCTACTACCCGTTCGCCGGCAGGCTTATTGAAGCCAGCAACCGGAAACTCATGGTGGCCTGCACCGGCGAAGGGGCTTTGTTCGTAGAGGCGGACGCCGATATCGAGCTCGAGCAGGTCAGCGACCCGCTTCAGCTGGGGTTTCCGTACTTGGCGAAGCTTCTGCAAGATGTTCCCGGCTCCGATGGAATCATCGGTTGCCCTCTCCTTCTCATTCag GTGACTCGTTTCCAATGCGGTGGCTTCGCCTTTGCAGTTGGCATGAACCACACCATGAGTGACGGCTCTGGGCTAATCCAGTTCCTGAACGCCATTGCCGAGTTTGCTCAAGGCAAAGCAGGCTTCCCTTCTGTTACTCCCGTTTGGCAAAGGGAGGTTTTATGTTCGAGAAACCCTCCTCGGGTCACTTGCTTGCACAACGAATACGGGCCAGAGCTCGACCTTGAAGACCAATCCAACGGTGATGGGAATGAAACTATGATCAATCGATGTTTCTTCTTTGGTACTAAAGAGATAGGAGCCCTTCGGAGCCATCTTCCCCCGCAGAAACGAACGAGATGCACTAGGTTCGAGATAATTACAGCTTGTATCTGGAAATGCCGCACAATTGCGCTCGGCATTGGCCCGAATGAGAGCGTTCGAATTTCATCCATTATCAATGGTCGTGGCAAGGCTGGGCTAGATATACCAGATGGATACTACGGCAACGTTTTTGTCTATCCAGCGTCGGTTTCGAAGGCCGAAACGGTTTCAAAATACCCACTGGAATATGTCGTGGAGCTGGTGAAGAAGACGAGGAGCCAAGCGATTGATGGCGAGTATTTCATGTCAGTGGCTGATCTTATGGTGACTAGGGGAAGACCGTTGTATACAAGGAAAGGGAACTTTATTATTTCTAATACGGCTCAACTGGGATTCGACAAAGTCGACTTTGGGTGGGGGAAGCCGGTGTACGGCGGGCCGGCTGAGGCCGTCTCTCTAATAAGCTTCTTCTCGAGTTTCAGGGACAATGAAAGAGGGGATGGGATTCTAACGGCGATATGCTTGCCGGGGTCGGCCATGCAGAGGTTCGAAGATGAGCTGAAGAAGATGACCAAGGATGCTTTGAGAGATGTGAACGATCACATCCCAGCAAGATTTGCATCCATGCTCTAA